A single region of the Polymorphum gilvum SL003B-26A1 genome encodes:
- a CDS encoding ArdC family protein yields the protein MNTKSNERFDVYQAITDQIITAIEAGTGPVEMPWHRSGAGVTRPMNVESGKAYRGINTVALWAAAINGGYGNGLWGTYRQWQERGAQVRKGEKSSLIVFYKEFEVEDEDTEDGKGRRFMAKTSRVFNVGQVDGYTIPEIDQTADLIDPIEAADRFIRGTGAIIREGGDRAFYRPATDTIAMPDRFRFTGTKTSTATEGFYSVLLHELAHWSGSKHRLDRQFGERFGDDAYAMEEMVAEISAANLCADLGIAADPRPDHAAYIDHWLRIMKGDRKAIFAAASAASKACDYLASLQGEERAAA from the coding sequence ATGAACACCAAATCCAACGAGCGGTTCGACGTTTATCAGGCGATCACCGACCAGATCATCACCGCCATTGAGGCCGGCACGGGGCCGGTCGAAATGCCCTGGCACCGCTCCGGCGCGGGCGTCACCCGCCCGATGAACGTGGAAAGCGGCAAGGCTTACCGGGGCATCAACACGGTCGCCCTCTGGGCTGCGGCCATCAACGGCGGCTACGGCAACGGGCTGTGGGGAACCTACCGCCAATGGCAGGAGCGCGGCGCGCAAGTCCGCAAAGGTGAGAAGTCCTCCCTGATCGTATTCTACAAGGAGTTCGAGGTCGAGGACGAGGACACCGAGGACGGCAAGGGCCGTCGCTTCATGGCGAAGACGTCTCGCGTCTTCAACGTCGGGCAGGTGGACGGCTACACCATCCCCGAAATCGACCAGACCGCCGACCTCATCGACCCGATCGAGGCGGCCGACCGCTTCATCCGGGGAACCGGCGCGATCATCCGAGAGGGTGGCGATCGAGCCTTCTATCGCCCCGCGACCGACACGATCGCCATGCCCGACCGCTTCCGCTTCACCGGCACGAAGACCAGCACGGCCACGGAAGGGTTCTACAGTGTCCTGCTGCATGAGCTGGCCCACTGGTCAGGCTCCAAGCACCGCCTCGACCGCCAGTTCGGCGAGCGGTTCGGCGATGACGCCTATGCGATGGAGGAAATGGTCGCGGAAATTTCGGCAGCCAACCTCTGCGCCGATCTTGGGATCGCCGCCGATCCCCGTCCCGATCACGCCGCCTATATCGACCATTGGCTCCGCATCATGAAGGGCGACCGCAAGGCGATCTTCGCGGCGGCATCCGCCGCCAGCAAGGCTTGCGACTACCTCGCCAGCCTTCAGGGCGAGGAACGGGCGGCCGCATAG
- a CDS encoding AAA family ATPase, whose translation MIALSLDKLSLTNFRCFAHCEVEFHPRLTVLVAENGSGKTAVLDAAGAALSVFVNALYPPEKVRRIERSDVRLVPGQERRMSPCLPTEYGAQATVQGEAVTWKSAVRTYGDKVRPSTRHLSTMKAAAQPFLSDTAVLPLIAYYGTGRLWSEQRQTEYRRSSVTNVGERVAGYADCLTSSSSFKGISAWFEHRFRQTASPSFRESLQANLAMIEGVKAATDTVLQPTGWSSLRWDDELHTLTAQHESRGELPLSMLSDGVRTMLALVADVARRCASLNPQLSDRAAIETPGILIVDEVDMHLHPRWQQQVLGLLQAAFPALQIIVSTHSPHVLSTVDKSSIRVLHISNGDVVIETPLIQTRGVESADVLATVMDVDPVPQVEEAIDLSAYRKLIEAGEAEGPEATDLRQRLIAHYGESHQVMLEADRLIRFQRFRLAKNRPEGA comes from the coding sequence ATGATCGCGCTGAGCCTCGACAAGCTATCGCTGACGAATTTTCGCTGCTTCGCCCATTGCGAGGTCGAGTTCCACCCCCGCCTGACCGTGCTGGTCGCGGAGAACGGCAGCGGCAAGACCGCCGTGCTCGACGCCGCTGGAGCTGCGCTCTCGGTCTTCGTCAACGCGCTCTATCCGCCGGAGAAGGTCCGGCGCATCGAGCGGAGCGACGTGCGCCTAGTCCCTGGTCAGGAGCGCAGGATGTCCCCCTGCCTTCCGACCGAATACGGAGCGCAGGCTACCGTTCAGGGCGAGGCCGTGACGTGGAAGAGCGCCGTTAGAACCTACGGGGACAAAGTGCGGCCGAGCACCCGGCACCTTAGTACGATGAAAGCAGCCGCGCAGCCTTTCCTGTCCGACACGGCGGTTCTTCCGCTCATTGCCTATTACGGGACGGGTCGCCTCTGGAGCGAGCAACGGCAGACCGAATATCGCCGATCCTCCGTCACCAATGTCGGGGAGCGCGTCGCCGGCTATGCCGATTGCCTCACGTCGTCTTCGTCCTTCAAGGGCATTTCGGCGTGGTTCGAGCATCGTTTCAGGCAGACGGCATCGCCTTCATTCCGGGAAAGCCTGCAAGCCAACCTTGCGATGATCGAGGGCGTGAAGGCCGCCACCGACACGGTTCTTCAGCCGACCGGCTGGTCAAGCCTCCGCTGGGATGACGAGCTTCATACCCTGACAGCCCAGCACGAGTCGCGGGGCGAGCTGCCGTTGTCCATGTTGAGCGATGGCGTGCGCACCATGCTTGCGCTTGTCGCCGATGTCGCGCGCCGCTGCGCAAGCCTCAATCCGCAACTGAGCGATCGGGCTGCGATCGAGACCCCTGGCATCCTCATCGTCGATGAAGTGGACATGCACCTGCACCCCCGCTGGCAGCAGCAGGTGCTCGGCTTGCTGCAAGCTGCGTTCCCGGCCCTACAGATCATTGTCAGCACGCACAGCCCGCATGTTCTGTCCACCGTCGATAAGTCGTCGATCCGCGTCCTCCATATCAGCAACGGCGACGTGGTGATCGAGACGCCCCTGATTCAGACCAGAGGCGTCGAGAGCGCCGATGTCCTGGCGACCGTGATGGACGTGGACCCCGTTCCGCAGGTTGAGGAGGCAATCGACCTCAGCGCCTATCGAAAGCTCATCGAGGCGGGCGAAGCCGAAGGGCCGGAAGCCACCGACTTGCGGCAACGCCTGATCGCGCACTACGGCGAGAGCCATCAGGTCATGCTGGAGGCCGACCGCCTCATCCGCTTCCAACGGTTCCGGCTAGCCAAAAACCGGCCGGAGGGTGCGTGA
- a CDS encoding ATP-binding protein has protein sequence MKPWREVAVPHQDVLEGTFQQSEFAADITAVNTGKASREYQDAGAFFDRTFITEGMALLLTQVAQRLAGRGGEPVVQLQTAFGGGKTHTMLAVYHLATRKCALSDLAGIPALVDRAGLMDVPQARVAVLDGTAHAPGQPWKRGSQTVKTLWGEIAWQLGGADAFALVAEADATGTSPGKDVLRELLERHAPCVVLIDELVAYIRQFPESQAISGGSYDSNLSFVQALTEAVKLVPRAIVLASLPESDLEAGSQRGVAALRALEKTFGRVQALWKPVATEEAFEIVRRRLFEPVRDEKAREAVCRAFADAYIAEGVKLPADTQERRYYDRLLHAYPIHPEVFDRLYEDWTTIDGFQRTRGVLKLMAKVIFRLWKDDNKDLLIMPGSLPLHDGSSRNELTYYLPAGWDAVIERDIDGDRAETTALENKEPRFGQVGAARRIARTVFLGSAPSSVASKVAARGLDRAHIILGCLQPGQASSVYADALGRLADRLHYLNASGDKGQDATRFWFDTRANLRREMEDRKRRFDDRTEVRGKIAEVLKKTVGNATSFDGVHVFIPHGDVPDDTALRLIVLPPETWYAREEHRLAFEAVLEIIGKNGAKPRYRSNRLIFLAPDHGAMSRLSDATRVALAWSSIVEDVKEGRLNIDLLQKNQAEKELKSAEDALPRVVRECYKWLLCPMQDAPTDPKPGVEAFALNTTGGSIGSEIERVCADNELVITTWSPIHLRAKLKELYWRNGQSATSAAGFFEDTLRYLYMPRLKSRDVLAQAIRAGAASKDFFGTAYGDTDGKFEGFAFGGGNVVFDDTLLLIEPQAAQAYEDANRAVPTPAAPAVATTTSGVAEAPSTYNPNGATSSPSPVTPVATPAAAKPKTFYGSAEVPPATAKMRLVQIAEEIVSVLTSDPNATVRLVVEISAEFPDGASDGVKRAVSENARSLGLKSADWE, from the coding sequence ATGAAACCTTGGAGAGAAGTGGCAGTACCCCATCAGGACGTGCTTGAAGGCACGTTCCAGCAATCGGAGTTCGCGGCCGACATCACGGCCGTCAACACCGGCAAGGCCAGCCGCGAATATCAGGATGCCGGTGCGTTCTTCGACCGCACGTTCATCACCGAGGGCATGGCGCTGCTGCTGACGCAGGTTGCGCAGCGGCTCGCCGGCCGAGGCGGCGAGCCGGTTGTTCAGCTTCAGACCGCCTTCGGCGGCGGCAAGACGCACACCATGCTCGCCGTCTATCACCTTGCCACCCGCAAATGCGCCCTGTCCGACCTCGCCGGCATCCCCGCGCTTGTCGATCGGGCGGGCTTGATGGACGTGCCGCAGGCCCGCGTCGCGGTGCTGGACGGCACGGCGCACGCGCCGGGCCAGCCGTGGAAGCGGGGGAGCCAGACGGTCAAGACCCTTTGGGGCGAAATCGCATGGCAGCTCGGCGGTGCTGACGCCTTCGCGCTTGTCGCCGAGGCGGACGCGACCGGCACATCCCCCGGCAAGGACGTGCTGCGCGAGCTTCTGGAGCGCCATGCGCCTTGCGTCGTGCTGATCGACGAGCTGGTCGCCTATATCCGGCAATTCCCGGAATCGCAGGCGATCAGCGGCGGCAGCTACGATTCCAACCTGTCCTTCGTGCAGGCCCTCACCGAAGCCGTGAAGCTGGTGCCCCGCGCCATCGTGCTCGCGTCCTTGCCGGAGTCCGATCTTGAGGCGGGCAGTCAGCGCGGCGTCGCGGCGTTGCGCGCCCTCGAAAAGACCTTCGGGCGCGTGCAGGCGCTTTGGAAGCCGGTGGCGACCGAGGAAGCCTTCGAGATCGTGCGCCGCCGGCTGTTCGAGCCGGTGCGCGACGAGAAGGCCCGCGAGGCCGTATGCCGCGCCTTCGCCGACGCCTATATCGCCGAGGGCGTGAAGCTGCCGGCCGATACGCAGGAGCGGCGCTACTACGATCGGCTGTTGCACGCCTATCCGATCCACCCGGAGGTTTTCGACCGTCTCTATGAGGACTGGACGACCATCGACGGGTTTCAGCGCACGCGCGGTGTCCTGAAGCTCATGGCGAAGGTCATCTTCCGGCTGTGGAAGGACGACAACAAGGACTTGCTCATCATGCCCGGCAGCCTGCCGCTCCATGATGGCAGCAGCCGCAACGAACTGACCTACTATCTTCCGGCCGGCTGGGATGCCGTGATCGAGCGCGACATCGACGGCGACCGCGCCGAGACTACCGCTCTGGAGAACAAGGAGCCGCGCTTCGGCCAGGTGGGCGCAGCCCGGCGCATTGCGCGCACGGTCTTTCTCGGCAGCGCCCCGTCTTCGGTCGCGTCCAAGGTCGCCGCACGCGGCCTCGACCGTGCGCATATCATTCTCGGCTGCCTTCAGCCGGGTCAGGCGTCTTCCGTCTATGCCGATGCGCTCGGCCGGCTTGCCGACCGGCTACACTATCTCAACGCCTCCGGCGACAAGGGACAGGACGCAACCCGCTTCTGGTTTGACACCCGCGCCAATCTGCGGCGCGAGATGGAGGATCGGAAGCGCCGCTTCGACGATCGGACGGAGGTGCGCGGCAAGATCGCCGAGGTGCTGAAGAAGACGGTCGGCAACGCCACGTCGTTCGACGGCGTGCATGTCTTCATCCCGCATGGCGACGTGCCGGACGACACCGCCTTGCGCCTGATCGTCCTGCCGCCGGAGACGTGGTACGCCCGCGAGGAACACCGGCTCGCCTTCGAGGCCGTGCTTGAGATCATCGGCAAGAACGGCGCAAAGCCGCGCTACCGCAGCAATCGGCTGATCTTCCTTGCCCCGGATCACGGGGCCATGTCCCGGCTCAGCGACGCCACGCGCGTCGCGCTCGCTTGGAGTTCGATCGTCGAGGACGTGAAGGAAGGCCGGCTCAACATCGACCTCTTGCAGAAAAATCAGGCCGAGAAGGAGCTGAAGAGCGCCGAGGACGCGCTGCCGCGCGTCGTCCGCGAATGCTACAAATGGCTGCTTTGCCCGATGCAGGATGCGCCGACCGACCCGAAGCCCGGCGTCGAGGCATTCGCCCTGAACACGACCGGCGGTTCCATCGGCAGCGAGATCGAGCGGGTTTGCGCCGACAACGAGTTGGTCATCACCACCTGGTCGCCGATCCACCTGCGCGCCAAGCTCAAGGAACTTTACTGGAGGAACGGGCAGAGTGCTACGAGCGCGGCCGGCTTCTTCGAGGACACCCTGCGCTACCTCTATATGCCGCGCCTCAAGTCGCGGGACGTTCTGGCGCAGGCCATCCGTGCCGGTGCAGCCAGCAAGGACTTCTTCGGCACCGCCTACGGCGATACCGATGGGAAGTTCGAGGGCTTTGCCTTCGGCGGCGGCAATGTCGTCTTCGACGACACATTGCTTCTGATAGAGCCGCAAGCGGCCCAAGCCTATGAGGACGCAAACCGGGCGGTGCCAACTCCGGCCGCCCCGGCGGTTGCCACGACCACGAGCGGCGTGGCCGAAGCGCCGAGCACCTATAACCCCAACGGCGCAACTTCGTCGCCGTCGCCGGTGACGCCTGTGGCGACGCCGGCCGCCGCGAAGCCGAAAACCTTCTACGGCTCTGCGGAGGTTCCGCCCGCGACCGCAAAGATGCGCCTTGTGCAGATCGCCGAGGAAATCGTTTCGGTTCTGACATCCGATCCGAATGCGACCGTTCGCCTTGTGGTGGAAATTTCGGCCGAGTTTCCAGACGGGGCCAGCGACGGCGTGAAGCGTGCCGTTTCAGAGAACGCCCGCAGCCTTGGCCTGAAATCGGCCGATTGGGAATGA
- a CDS encoding DUF1156 domain-containing protein produces the protein MTVTVKTPKKLIEVALPLDAINEAAAREKSIRHGHPSTLHLWWARRPLAAARAVIFAQMVNDPSWKWELEHPGEIPPNNIKASWAASRNRLFAIIKDLVKWENTTNEAVLQKARAEIRKSWRETCELNKAHPQAAELFDPEKLPAFHDPFAGGGAIPLEAQRLGLESYASDLNPVAVLINKAMIEIPPKFAGRPPVNPASRNNKAAWSQQWSRAQGLAEDVRYYGQWMRDEAEKRIGHLYPPVEIGKETAQERPDLKPLVGQKLAVIAWLWARTVKSPNPAFRHVDVPLASTFVLSSRAGNEAYVCPSIDGDSYRLSVKIGKLPADAKDGTKLSRGANFRCLLSGTPIEPQYIKAEGRAGRMGMRLLAVVVEGPRGRLYLPPSVEIEQIAKEISPSWRPEAALPNDPRNFWTVDYGLVTYGDLFTPRQLLMLSTLSDLITEIKENIERDAAASGVGHDTTPLDAGGTGSLAYAETIAIYLAFAISKVANIGSSIASWMSDRGAFRETFARQAIPMAWDFAESNPLADAGGSFSSAIDKGSMAIGYLPASIRSVAIQTDAAAQDISAGKVVSTDPPYYDNIAYADLSDFFYVWLRRALRPIFPSLFATLSVPKSEELVATPYRHGGKEKAEAFFLAGMTRAMHRIAGQAHPSMPVTIYYAYKQSESQSAEGTSSTGWVTFLEAVIHSGFVLTGTWPVRSEGAGRIIAKGANALASSIVLVCRPRPASAETISRRAFLRELNQVLPAALDEMTRGSGDDRSPVAPVDLSQAIIGPGMAVFSKYAAVLEADGTPMTVQTAYRLINRFLAEDDFDHDTQFCLHWFEQYGWKESRFGEADTLARAKGTSVDGVKQSGVLFAEGGIVRLLKWAEYPSDWDPTDDARLPIWEALHHLIRVFKAEGESGAGKVLAAVAAKAEATRQLSYRLYTLCERAGWAEDARAYNEIITSWSAIESAAAAAPKAHQGDLFG, from the coding sequence ATGACCGTAACCGTGAAAACCCCGAAGAAGCTGATCGAAGTCGCGCTGCCGTTGGATGCGATCAACGAGGCTGCCGCGCGCGAGAAGTCGATCCGGCACGGGCATCCGAGCACTCTGCATCTGTGGTGGGCGCGGCGGCCGCTTGCGGCGGCGCGCGCCGTGATCTTCGCGCAGATGGTCAACGATCCGTCGTGGAAATGGGAGCTTGAGCATCCGGGCGAGATTCCGCCGAACAACATCAAGGCGAGCTGGGCCGCGAGCCGGAATCGGCTCTTCGCCATCATCAAGGATTTGGTGAAGTGGGAGAACACCACCAACGAGGCCGTGCTGCAAAAGGCGCGGGCGGAGATTCGCAAGTCCTGGCGCGAGACCTGCGAACTCAACAAGGCCCATCCGCAAGCGGCAGAGCTGTTTGATCCCGAAAAGCTGCCAGCCTTCCACGATCCGTTCGCAGGCGGCGGGGCGATACCGCTTGAGGCGCAGCGCCTTGGGCTTGAATCCTATGCGTCCGACCTCAATCCGGTCGCCGTCCTCATCAACAAGGCGATGATCGAGATTCCGCCAAAGTTTGCCGGGCGACCGCCGGTGAACCCTGCATCTCGGAACAACAAGGCGGCTTGGAGCCAGCAGTGGTCTAGGGCGCAGGGGCTTGCCGAGGATGTCCGCTACTACGGGCAATGGATGCGTGACGAGGCCGAGAAGCGCATCGGACACCTCTATCCACCCGTCGAAATTGGGAAGGAGACGGCGCAGGAGCGCCCCGACCTCAAGCCGCTTGTCGGCCAGAAACTCGCGGTTATCGCGTGGCTATGGGCAAGAACCGTCAAGAGTCCCAACCCCGCCTTCCGGCATGTCGATGTGCCGCTTGCCTCGACGTTCGTGTTGTCTAGCAGGGCAGGGAATGAAGCCTATGTGTGTCCTTCTATTGACGGGGATAGCTATCGCCTGTCTGTAAAGATCGGCAAGCTACCTGCCGACGCGAAAGACGGAACGAAGCTATCCAGAGGTGCCAATTTCAGATGTCTGCTGTCAGGCACGCCCATCGAACCACAATACATAAAGGCAGAGGGGCGTGCCGGTCGAATGGGTATGCGTTTACTCGCCGTTGTGGTTGAAGGGCCTCGCGGACGCTTATATTTGCCACCATCTGTCGAAATAGAGCAAATTGCGAAAGAGATAAGTCCGTCATGGCGACCGGAAGCCGCTCTGCCCAACGATCCACGCAATTTCTGGACTGTGGATTACGGGTTGGTGACATATGGCGATCTTTTTACGCCTCGGCAGCTACTGATGCTTTCGACGCTCAGCGATCTCATCACGGAGATAAAAGAAAATATCGAGCGTGACGCCGCTGCGTCTGGCGTGGGTCACGACACGACTCCGCTTGATGCAGGTGGAACTGGCTCGCTCGCTTATGCCGAGACTATCGCGATCTACTTGGCATTTGCGATCTCTAAGGTTGCAAATATAGGATCTTCGATAGCGTCTTGGATGAGTGATCGAGGAGCATTCCGGGAGACTTTTGCGCGTCAGGCGATCCCGATGGCGTGGGATTTCGCCGAATCAAATCCACTTGCGGATGCTGGGGGCAGCTTCTCAAGCGCCATAGACAAAGGCTCTATGGCAATCGGCTATCTTCCAGCCAGCATCCGTTCGGTAGCGATCCAAACTGACGCTGCGGCACAGGATATTTCCGCCGGAAAGGTCGTATCGACCGATCCGCCCTACTACGACAACATCGCGTATGCTGACCTGTCAGACTTCTTTTATGTTTGGCTTAGAAGAGCACTTCGGCCCATTTTCCCTAGCCTTTTTGCGACACTTTCTGTCCCAAAGTCGGAAGAACTGGTCGCCACTCCATATCGTCATGGCGGTAAAGAAAAAGCAGAAGCATTCTTTCTCGCCGGCATGACGCGGGCAATGCACCGGATTGCCGGTCAAGCTCACCCATCAATGCCAGTGACGATATATTACGCCTACAAGCAGTCAGAGAGTCAAAGCGCCGAAGGGACATCGAGCACAGGATGGGTGACTTTTCTGGAGGCGGTTATTCATTCCGGTTTCGTGCTGACAGGCACTTGGCCAGTTCGTTCCGAGGGGGCAGGCAGAATAATCGCCAAAGGCGCAAACGCACTTGCTTCTAGTATCGTTCTAGTTTGCCGTCCGCGTCCCGCGTCGGCCGAAACGATTTCCCGCCGTGCGTTCTTGCGCGAGTTAAATCAGGTCTTGCCGGCCGCGCTTGATGAAATGACGCGCGGCTCAGGCGACGACCGCTCTCCCGTCGCGCCTGTGGACCTCTCGCAGGCCATTATCGGCCCTGGCATGGCGGTGTTCTCGAAATACGCCGCCGTTTTGGAGGCAGATGGCACACCGATGACCGTACAAACAGCGTATCGGCTCATCAATCGTTTCCTCGCCGAAGATGACTTTGACCACGATACGCAGTTTTGCCTGCACTGGTTCGAGCAATATGGCTGGAAGGAAAGTCGGTTCGGCGAGGCCGACACGCTTGCGCGCGCCAAAGGCACCAGCGTTGACGGTGTGAAGCAGTCGGGCGTGCTCTTCGCCGAAGGTGGCATTGTCCGGTTGCTGAAGTGGGCGGAATACCCGTCCGACTGGGACCCAACCGATGACGCACGCCTGCCCATCTGGGAAGCCCTGCATCACCTGATCCGTGTCTTCAAAGCTGAAGGCGAGAGCGGCGCGGGCAAGGTGCTTGCGGCCGTCGCGGCTAAGGCCGAGGCGACGCGGCAGCTTTCCTATCGCCTCTACACGCTTTGCGAGCGGGCGGGCTGGGCCGAGGATGCTCGCGCCTATAACGAAATCATAACGAGCTGGAGCGCCATCGAATCCGCCGCCGCAGCGGCACCGAAGGCGCATCAAGGCGACCTGTTTGGCTGA
- a CDS encoding helix-turn-helix domain-containing protein → MTMLAHRQLPPSAQDAAIARVSGQLLSRYARQKRPLTLRVTDADQERPIELPAGAVALLMDILEAMAAGRGVTLMPESAELTTVQAAEVLNVSRPFLIKLLDDGTIPHRKVGKHRRIRMEDVMAYKTAIDREREAVLDQLVSEAQEQDMGYGRP, encoded by the coding sequence ATGACCATGCTCGCACATCGACAACTCCCGCCCTCGGCGCAGGATGCCGCGATCGCGCGCGTGTCCGGCCAACTTCTATCCCGCTATGCGCGCCAGAAGCGGCCGTTGACGCTGCGCGTCACCGACGCCGATCAGGAGCGGCCCATAGAGCTGCCGGCCGGCGCGGTCGCGCTGCTGATGGACATCCTCGAAGCGATGGCCGCCGGCCGTGGCGTCACCCTCATGCCGGAGAGCGCCGAGCTGACGACGGTGCAGGCCGCCGAAGTGCTCAACGTCTCCCGGCCGTTCCTTATCAAGCTGCTGGACGATGGCACGATCCCGCATCGCAAGGTCGGCAAGCACCGGCGCATCCGCATGGAAGACGTGATGGCCTACAAGACGGCCATCGACCGCGAACGCGAAGCGGTGCTCGACCAGCTTGTCAGCGAGGCGCAGGAACAGGACATGGGCTATGGCCGCCCATGA
- a CDS encoding retron system putative HNH endonuclease, which yields MRKLDRAICPAPACLGGYAHGVHTWDNVSSVHKEEIRTHLETMQGRRCAYCEGDIETLGQHIEHFRRKSVHPALIFDWENLFWSCDQTDSCGHFKDNGAGQYNVTDLINPCCDDPDGFFIFQADGTISVRHGLSEVDQRRATETLRVFSLDAKWGRLRAMRKAAVSGYVDDANTAFDEGWPSDDIRTLFHAELEIARNLPFYTAIRHVLTERQ from the coding sequence ATGCGGAAACTTGATCGCGCCATCTGCCCTGCGCCGGCTTGCCTGGGCGGCTACGCCCACGGCGTTCATACGTGGGACAATGTGTCTTCCGTCCACAAGGAAGAGATCAGAACGCATCTTGAAACGATGCAGGGCCGTCGCTGCGCTTATTGCGAGGGCGACATAGAAACTCTCGGCCAGCACATAGAGCATTTCCGGCGGAAGAGCGTGCATCCCGCGCTCATCTTCGATTGGGAGAATCTCTTCTGGTCTTGTGACCAGACGGACTCATGCGGTCACTTCAAGGATAACGGCGCAGGCCAATACAACGTCACCGACCTGATAAATCCGTGCTGCGACGATCCGGATGGCTTCTTCATCTTTCAGGCCGATGGGACGATCAGCGTCCGGCACGGTCTTTCCGAAGTCGATCAACGACGAGCGACTGAGACGCTGCGCGTATTCTCGCTCGATGCCAAGTGGGGTCGCCTGCGCGCTATGCGCAAGGCCGCCGTATCCGGGTACGTTGACGACGCAAATACAGCGTTCGACGAAGGTTGGCCGTCCGATGATATTCGAACCCTTTTCCACGCGGAGCTTGAGATCGCGCGAAACCTACCATTCTACACAGCCATCCGGCATGTTCTGACGGAAAGACAATAA
- a CDS encoding abortive infection family protein gives MPFPLSPQAIDALADIITGGPGLGGGPPPIGLYRSGPQIEKFMRACNVAFSVSGSRVPSLVSCLIEINNGYEAEKVLPRIIEAAADPRDFTNDPPRHVAVLDHLNRVLRYDGFELQQQGLKVRLVVAGHATPVVEQLSGMAETISFDTVQRDLDRAIASIETDPEDAITAACSTIEGVCRSILIELGEPLPAKKDVQGLFNAVKGPLGLSPDRSDLDPLIAGDVRTTLGGLATVIQGVGALRTHAGDAHGRERGYARVDARIGRLSIHAASTVALFLIETWQRKFPTRILHRHDDPA, from the coding sequence ATGCCCTTTCCGTTGTCGCCGCAGGCCATTGACGCCCTGGCCGACATCATCACCGGCGGGCCGGGCTTGGGCGGCGGGCCGCCGCCTATCGGCCTTTATCGCAGCGGGCCGCAGATCGAGAAGTTCATGCGGGCCTGCAATGTCGCGTTCAGCGTCAGCGGTTCGCGCGTGCCTTCATTGGTGTCGTGCCTGATCGAGATCAACAACGGCTACGAGGCGGAGAAAGTGCTGCCTCGGATCATCGAGGCAGCGGCCGACCCCCGCGACTTTACCAACGATCCGCCGCGTCACGTCGCCGTGCTCGACCATCTCAATCGGGTGCTCCGCTATGACGGCTTTGAGCTTCAGCAGCAGGGCCTCAAGGTGCGCCTGGTGGTGGCCGGTCATGCGACGCCGGTGGTCGAGCAGCTTTCCGGCATGGCGGAGACGATCAGTTTCGACACGGTGCAACGTGACCTCGACCGCGCCATCGCCAGCATCGAGACCGATCCCGAAGATGCGATTACGGCCGCCTGTTCGACGATCGAGGGCGTATGCCGGTCGATCCTGATCGAGCTTGGTGAGCCTTTGCCCGCGAAGAAGGACGTGCAGGGCCTTTTCAATGCCGTGAAGGGGCCGCTTGGCCTGTCCCCGGATCGCAGCGACCTCGACCCGTTGATAGCCGGCGATGTTCGGACTACCCTTGGCGGGCTTGCCACGGTTATCCAAGGCGTCGGCGCCCTGCGCACCCATGCCGGAGACGCCCACGGCCGCGAGCGGGGCTACGCCCGTGTCGATGCCCGGATAGGCCGCCTTTCCATTCATGCGGCCAGCACGGTTGCCCTGTTCCTGATCGAGACATGGCAGCGCAAGTTCCCGACCCGAATCCTGCATCGGCATGATGATCCGGCGTGA